In Athalia rosae chromosome 6, iyAthRosa1.1, whole genome shotgun sequence, one DNA window encodes the following:
- the LOC105690381 gene encoding vitellogenin-like — translation MWSPLFLCILLGGAVLADSNQQQQQHAWKSGSEYKYQVQGRTLAALHQVADQYTGILMKAQLTVQPKSANSLRAKISQAQYAQIHTELPGGWESQIPEKKLNYKKFPLSGKPFEIKLKNGAIDDLIVDGSVPNWEVNVLKSIASQLQVDTQGENVMNSKYNQEAEGDQAFATYKTMEDSVTGKCEVLYDISPLPDYVLQSKPELAPLPQLRGNGQMIDVVKSKNFSHCHQDMTHHYGFNEMNDWKLGTNDNGEFLSKSSVSRVILSGSLDRHVIQSSVTTNKVIMSPQLHNEQSGMVVSRLNLTLAEVSEPSDSISSPSNPESTGNLVYRYQPRQSGDDENDSSSSSSSSSSSSSSSSSSSSSSSSSSSSSSSSSSSDSDSSSSSDSSSESDSSSSSSSSSEEDQNQKRNKRSANKNNDSDEEEDLANAPADDIFDMMSGDDGKSKRKVLEANGVNWLKKAAQEIGQDLQNPSSIPKEQTLDKYEILVSLIRSMSAQDIRKAASSLYQPADKTNSKSQSDSARRSAWAAFRDAVAAAGTSPALLNIKEWIEQGKIRGLEAAEIVSSLAQASRGQSAEYIEAFFSMATTQAVTQQRFLNSAAILAFTEAARLAQMSNDSAHNPCSVHGGAGSSSKGNSLVAQKYLPYLTRELKSAIRAADAPKILVAIRALGNLAHPQMLAVFEPFLEGREDVSDFQRLAMVVAMDKLIELHPKLARSVLYKIYQNTGEACEVRCAAVFQLMKTNPPASMLQRMAHFTNWDLNRQVNSAVKTAIENAAELENEDQSELAENARAARDMLSPKTYGLQYSQSYLRDYAIEKMNLAYQLSALSIGSEDHILPQAILSRLETNYAGYNAPATEIGFMVSSIDDLTNFVAKQMDDGDNNAQNQKENRNQKKRGNAKASWTPERIAKLLKIESNDAEQIEGQMIFNSMNSHRFITFDNHTIELIPNAIRMMAAALRQGQSFNTTKFWNRRMTLSFPTEMGFAFVYDMRKPTLFKAGGEAQARSDPDMSRGSRNEWQVPSTVNMTADIHVVYSQQIQAKLGFMTPFDRQSYMAGVTTNFQANLPIRVHVDLDMENDHVRVKLQPIQQNRDYNLIHISTLPFTTKTDYESMSPLALDKNTRSVHTRKASQIEHVFGQESTGLVFRVKGASEEDPRQSMWQQAYEHVTKHDFVSAFAFPLAQQSIVYKSYDLIVDSERSDANAVVMTLSWNSERSDNANEKGNRKHDQSASRKVPQPSTQKPDSQKRQKEIEDQAGEGIQDADVYSVDIGVQFQGKSNAQYVATAAWARSNTDEKSRFVFYHHKNSVQQKTYEICLTAESEQPNVPELNAVKALKADESSKVSLAVRFGQRCQSGAKVMVQGKLQQSEELEAYLRQNEMARVCSEQMEEGDNALPACRNITARANQMDQAHFTVMFENVPDNAKNMTVSAFRLAQYLAHPNAWENMIDPKNQEANRMDIDVNLSEDFQNLNISINAPRMDANFTDVQMADWVRPMLAIHPSQSASERLADEAMGGQLNPTCVLDNNSANTFDNKTYPVELGKCWHVVMTTVPEEDPDNDNEELEIPENMRITVVARDVSENAKEVKLTLGEDEIEFSPSQSSPKVQVNGKHVQISKDQSYTEMDDDNEEVVFEIYGLPDDTVKLSSDEYGIEAVYDGSRMKISVAQKYRGSIRGLCGTFNGQSSDDFTSPQNCILKRPEEFSASYALTGDQCSGPAKQNAQKAQEAYCVRKMTLLGNVVSEQEAGRSKQHKHENADRQSKKQSSQSSMKNQNSRPHWTHRTKIVQEDGQTCFSLRQVPACAPGSHAVHQKQKSIQLHCVPNGEATSKYVKRIRDGKEEDFSRKSVSKTIKVNVPTVCAA, via the exons ATGTGGTCTCCGCTGTTCCTCTGCATCCTCC TTGGAGGAGCTGTCTTGGCTGATTCcaatcagcagcagcagcaacatgcCTGGAAAAGTGGTAGCGAGTACAAGTACCAGGTTCAGGGACGCACTCTTGCAGCTCTGCACCAGGTCGCCGATCAGTATACCGGTATTTTGATGAAGGCTCAACTCACCGTGCAACCAAAATCCGCCAACTCTCTCCGAGCCAAGATCTCCCAGGCTCAGTACGCCCAGATTCATACGGAACTTCCGGGTGGTTGGGAATCTCAAATTCCTGAGAAGAAGCTCAACTACAAAAAGTTTCCTTTGAGCGGAAAACCCTTCGAAATCAAGCTGAAAAATGGAGCGATCGATGATCTGATCGTCGACGGAAGTGTCCCCAACTGGGAGGTCAACGTACTCAAGAGTATTGCCAGCCAGTTGCAAGTCGACACTCAGGGTGAAAATGTCATGAACTCCAAATACAACCAGGAAGCCGAAGGGGATCAAGCCTTTGCAACTTACAAGACCATGGAAGACTCCGTGACTGGAAAGTGCGAAGTTCTGTACGATATTTCGCCTCTTCCCGACTACGTTCTTCAGAGCAAACCTGAACTCGCTCCTCTTCCTCAACTTCGCGGAAACGGACAGATGATCGATGTTGTCAAATCGAAGAACTTCAGCCACTGCCACCAGGACATGACTCATCATTATGGTTTCAACGAAATGAACGACTGGAAACTTGGTACCAACGACAACGGAGAATTCCTTTCG AAATCATCGGTGAGTCGCGTCATTCTTTCTGGAAGTTTGGACCGCCACGTAATCCAGTCATCTGTTACCACTAACAAAGTGATAATGAGCCCCCAACTACACAACGAACAAAGTGGTATGGTGGTCAGCAGATTGAATCTCACTCTTGCTGAAGTCAGCGAACCATCAGACAGTATCTCTTCTCCCAGCAACCCTGAATCTACCGGAAATCTTGTCTACCGCTACCAACCGAGACAGAGTGGCGACGATGAAAACGACAGCTCAAGCTCCAGTTCCAGCTCCAGTTCAAGTTCAAGCTCGAGTTCAAGTTCAAGTTCAAGTTCAAGTTCTAGTTCAAGTTCAAGTTCAAGTTCCAGCAGTTCCGATAGTGACTCTAGCTCCAGTTCCGACTCGAGTTCCGAATCGGATTCAAGTTCCAGTTCCAGCAGTTCCAGCGAGGAGGATCAGAATCAGAAGCGTAACAAGCGAAGCGCCAATAAGAACAATGACagtgacgaagaagaagacctAGCCAACGCTCCCGCTGATGATATATTTGATATGATGAGTGGTGACGATGGGAAATCCAAAAGGAAAGTTCTCGAAGCCAATGGAGTAAACTGGCTCAAGAAGGCTGCCCAGGAGATCGGTCAGGATCTTCAAAATCCTAGCAGCATTCCCAAAGAACAAACCCTAGACAAATACGAAATTCTGGTCAGCTTGATCCGCTCCATGAGCGCCCAAGACATTAGGAAGGCTGCATCCAGCTTATATCAACCTGCCGATAAGACAAACTCAAAAAGCCAGAGCGATAGCGCCCGTAGATCAGCCTGGGCAGCGTTCCGTGATGCCGTAGCTGCTGCCGGAACCAGTCCAGCTCTCCTCAACATCAAAGAATGGATAGAACAGGGTAAAATCCGAGGATTGGAAGCCGCAGAGATCGTCAGTTCTCTTGCACAAGCCAGCCGAGGACAGAGTGCAGAGTACATCGAGGCTTTCTTC TCAATGGCCACAACACAGGCTGTGACCCAGCAACGTTTCCTGAATTCCGCCGCAATCCTTGCATTCACCGAGGCGGCTCGTTTAGCTCAGATGAGCAACGACTCCGCGCACAACCCCTGTTCAGTTCACGGAGGCGCCGGATCTTCCTCAAAGGGCAATTCACTCGTTGCTCAAAAATATCTTCCTTACCTGACTCGCGAACTGAAATCTGCCATCCGGGCGGCCGATGCCCCCAAGATTCTCGTTGCCATCCGAGCCCTGGGAAATCTCGCCCACCCCCAGATGCTCGCCGTCTTTGAACCCTTCTTGGAAGGTCGCGAGGATGTTTCAGACTTCCAACGTCTGGCTATGGTCGTCGCCATGGACAAACTCATCGAACTCCATCCTAAACTCGCTCGCTCTGTGCTTTACAAGATTTACCAAAACACCGGCGAAGCTTGCGAGGTCCGTTGCGCCGCTGTCTTCCAGCTTATGAAGACCAACCCACCTGCCAGTATGCTCCAGCGGATGGCTCATTTCACCAACTGGGATTTGAACAGACAAGTGAACTCTGCTGTCAAAACTGCGATTGAAAACGCTGCAGAACTTGAGAACGAGGATCAGAGCGAACTCGCTGAGAACGCTCGTGCCGCCAGAGATATGCTCAGTCCGAAAACTTACGGACTTCAGTACTCTCAGAGTTACTTGAGGGACTACGCCATCGAGAAAATGAACCTTGCGTACCAACTTTCGGCCCTGTCTATCGGAAGCGAAGATCACATCCTTCCTCAGGCTATTTTGTCTAGGCTGGAGACCAACTATGCCGGCTACAACGCCCCTGCCACGGAAATAGGATTCATGGTATCGAGCATCGATGACTTGACCAACTTCGTGGCCAAGCAAATGGATGACGGTGACAATAATGCACAGAACCAGAAGGAGAACCGAAACCAGAAAAAACGTGGGAACGCTAAGGCTTCTTGGACACCGGAGAGAATCGCTAAATTGTTGAAGATCGAATCCAACGACGCAGAGCAGATCGAAGGACAGATGATCTTCAACAGTATGAACAGCCACCGCTTTATCACTTTTGATAATCACACCATCGAGCTCATCCCCAACG CGATCAGAATGATGGCCGCAGCTCTGAGGCAGGGCCAGAGCTTCAACACCACGAAATTCTGGAACAGACGTATGACTTTGAGTTTCCCAACTGAAATGGGTTTCGCATTCGTTTACGATATGAGAAAGCCGACCCTCTTCAAGGCTGGCGGAGAAGCTCAAGCGCGCAGCGATCCCGACATGTCTCGCGGTTCGCGCAACGAGTGGCAGGTTCCATCTACCGTCAATATGACCGCTGATATTCACGTCGTCTACTCCCAACAGATCCAAGCTAAACTTGGATTCATGACTCCGTTCGATCGTCAGTCGTACATGGCTGGTGTCACGACGAACTTCCAGGCCAATCTTCCGATTCGCGTTCACGTGGATCTCGACATGGAGAACGATCATGTTCGCGTTAAACTACAGCCCATCCAGCAAAACCGCGACTACAATCTGATCCACATCAGTACTTTACCTTTCACCACTAAAACTGACTACGAAAGCATGAGCCCCCTCGCTCTTGACAAAAATACGCGGTCCGTTCACACCAGGAAAGCTTCTCAGATCGAGCACGTTTTCGGTCAGGAAAGCACTGGGCTTGTTTTCCGTGTTAAAGGAGCGTCGGAAGAAGACCCTCGCCAGAGCATGTGGCAACAGGCTTACGAACACGTAACTAAACATGACTTCGTATCCGCCTTCGCCTTCCCACTCGCTCAGCAGAGCATAGTTTACAAAAGTTACGATTTGATCGTGGACTCTGAACGCAGCGATGCCAATGCCGTCGTAATGACCTTGTCTTGGAACAGCGAGAGGTCCGATAACGCCAACGAGAAGGGTAATCGTAAGCACGATCAATCAGCTTCTCGCAAAGTACCTCAGCCGTCCACCCAAAAACCTGACAGTCAAAAACGTCAGAAGGAAATTGAAGATCAAGCAGGTGAAGGTATCCAAGACGCCGATGTCTACTCCGTGGACATTGGAGTCCAGTTCCAAGGAAAGAGCAACGCCCAGTACGTAGCAACGGCTGCTTGGGCTCGCAGCAACACCGACGAGAAGTCTCGCTTTGTCTTTTACCATCACAAGAACTCAGTTCAGCAGAAGACTTACGAAATCTGCCTCACTGCCGAATCTGAACAACCGAATGTACCCGAACTCAATGCCGTCAAGGCTTTGAAAGCTGACGAAAGTAGCAAGGTCTCGCTCGCTGTCCGTTTCGGTCAACGATGCCAATCCGGAGCCAAGGTCATGGTTCAAGGTAAATTGCAACAAAGCGAAGAACTCGAGGCTTACCTCCGTCAAAATGAAATGGCTCGAGTATGCAGCGAACAGATGGAAGAGGGTGACAATGCTCTTCCCGCTTGTCGCAACATCACCGCCCGCGCCAACCAAATGGACCAAGCTCATTTCACCGTTATGTTCGAGAACGTGCCGGACAACGCCAAGAACATGACCGTCTCTGCCTTCAGGCTAGCCCAGTACCTCGCCCATCCCAATGCCTGGGAAAATATGATCGACCCTAAAAACCAAGAAGCTAACAGAATGGACATCGACGTCAACTTGTCCGAGGACTTCCAAAACCTCAACATTTCCATCAACGCTCCCCGTATGGATGCCAACTTTACCGATGTTCAGATGGCTGATTGGGTTCGTCCCATGTTGGCTATTCATCCATCCCAATCCGCATCTGAACGTCTTGCGGATGAAGCTATGGGCGGACAATTGAATC CTACCTGCGTCTTGGACAACAACTCTGCCAACACCTTCGACAACAAGACTTACCCAGTCGAGCTCGGAAAATGCTGGCACGTAGTGATGACCACTGTACCCGAGGAAGACCCTGACAACGACAACGAGGAATTAGAGATCCCAGAGAATATGCGCATCACCGTGGTTGCCCGTGACGTCAGTGAAAATGCCAAAGAAGTGAAACTCACTCTTGGTGAAGACGAGATCGAATTTTCTCCCTCCCAATCATCGCCCAAGGTCCAAGTTAACGGAAAGCACGTTCAGATTTCGAAAGACCAGAGCTACACCGAGATGGACGATGACAACGAAGAGGTTGTCTTCGAAATCTACGGACTTCCCGATGACACCGTAAAACTCTCTTCGGACGAATACGGAATCGAAGCAGTCTACGACGGTTCTCGCATGAAGATTTCG GTCGCCCAAAAATACCGTGGCTCTATCCGCGGTCTGTGCGGTACCTTCAACGGTCAATCATCCGACGACTTCACTTCACCTCAAAATTGCATCCTCAAGAGGCCCGAGGAGTTCTCAGCCAGCTACGCCTTGACGGGTGACCAGTGCAGCGGTCCAGCCAAGCAAAATGCACAGAAGGCTCAGGAGGCTTATTGCGTTCGAAAGATGACCCTTTTGGGTAATGTTGTCAGCGAACAGGAGGCCGGACGTTCCAAACAGCACAAGCACGAGAACGCGGACAGACAATCCAAGAAACAGAGTAGCCAgagttcgatgaaaaatcaaaactctCGTCCTCACTGGACCCACCGAACGAAAATCGTTCAAGAAGACGGACAGACTTGTTTCTCTTTGAGACAAGTCCCGGCTTGTGCTCCAGGTAGCCACGCTGTCCACCAAAAGCAAAAATCCATCCAGTTACATTGCGTGCCTAACGGTGAAGCTACTTCGAAGTACGTCAAACGAATCCGCGATGGCAAGGAGGAGGACTTCAGTAGGAAATCAGTTTCCAAGACCATCAAAGTCAACGTCCCAACGGTCTGCGCTGCTTAG
- the LOC105690382 gene encoding alanine--glyoxylate aminotransferase 2-like: MMDPLEQLPKSDTIKLRERHIGQSCKLFYRSSPLKIVRGKGQYLYDERGEGYLDCINNVAHVGHCHPDVVRAGQEQMALLCTNNRFLHDNLVLCARRLASLLPDPLSVCFLVNSGSEANDLAVRLAEAHTKSTDIIIVDHAYHGHLTSMIDISPYKFNKPNGPGKKEHVHVAPCPDVYRGKYREEDYPGEDLGVKYADDVRKICAEVKAKGKGVQAFIAESLISCGGQILPPKNYFKNVYKHVREAGGVCIADEVQVGFGRVGTHMWAFQRYGTDVIPDIVTIGKPMGNGHPVAAVVTTLEIATSFKNTGIEYFNTYGGNPVSCAVANAVMEVIEREGLQQHALKVGNHLIEELEKLAQRHAIIGDVRGAGLFVGIELVKDRTKKLPATAEAKHVVSRMKEEKILISSEGPDNNIIKLKPPMVFSTENADQLVATLDKVLKELEDDVEEVSESMSAILKTGQSQIDRVNSTSGGSKSVLIKAK, encoded by the exons TATTTATACgatgaaagaggagaaggatATTTGGATTGTATCAACAACGTCGCTCACG TTGGCCATTGTCATCCGGACGTAGTCAGAGCTGGTCAGGAACAAATGGCCCTGCTTTGCACGAACAATCGTTTCTTGCACGACAATTTGGTACTTTGCGCCCGCCGTCTCGCATCTCTTCTGCCGGATCCACTGTCCGTTTGTTTCCTCGTGAATTCCGGAAGCGAAGCCAATGACCTCGCCGTTCGTCTCGCGGAAGCCCACACCAAAAGCACAGACATAATTATCGTCGATCA CGCTTATCACGGACACTTGACCTCGATGATCGACATCTCCCCTTACAAGTTCAACAAACCGAATGGACCTGGAAAGAAAGAACACGTTCACGTG GCTCCCTGCCCGGACGTTTACCGAGGTAAATACCGAGAGGAAGATTATCCGGGAGAAGATTTGGGCGTCAAGTACGCCGACGATGTTAGAAAGATCTGCGCGGAGGTAAAAGCCAAGGGTAAAGGAGTGCAGGCCTTTATAGCGGAGAGTTTGATTTCGTGCGGTGGACAAATTTTACCCCCGAAAAACTACTTCAAAAATGTCTACAA ACACGTTCGAGAAGCAGGAGGGGTTTGCATCGCCGACGAAGTACAGGTCGGATTTGGCCGTGTCGGAACTCACATGTGGGCTTTTCAGCGTTACGGAACCGACGTCATACCGGATATTGTGACTATCGGTAAGCCCATGGGTAACGGACACCCGGTTGCGGCGGTTGTTACGACTCTCGAGATAGCGACGAGCTTCAAAAACACAGGAATCGAATATTTTAACACG TACGGAGGGAATCCGGTGTCTTGTGCGGTTGCCAACGCTGTTATGGAAGTGATCGAACGCGAGGGTCTTCAGCAACATGCTTTGAAGGTCGGTAATCACCTGATCGAGGAATTGGAGAAATTGGCGCAACGACATGCCATAATTGGCGATGTAAGGGGAGCTGGATTGTTCGTGGGTATAGAGCTGGTCAAAGATCGTACTAAGAAGCTTCCGGCAACGGCTGAGGCTAAGCACGTCGTATCCAGGATGAAGGAGGAGAAGATTCTGATCAGTAGTGAAGGGCCGGACAATAACATCATCAAACTTAAGCCCCCTATGGTCTTCTCCACCGAAAATGCCGATCAACTTGTCGCTACCCTCGACAAGGTACTTAAGGAACTTGAAGACGACGTCGAAGAG GTATCCGAATCAATGAGCGCGATACTGAAGACCGGCCAATCGCAGATCGACAGGGTCAACTCGACTTCCGGTGGATCCAAATCCGTACTTATTAAAGCGAAGTAA